The following is a genomic window from Carassius auratus strain Wakin chromosome 15, ASM336829v1, whole genome shotgun sequence.
TTAGAGGGCGGCTGTTTACAATGGCCATTGCTTCATAGAACAGCGTTCTGAGTGATGCGTCATCAAGCCTGCCTGGGCATAAAGCAAGTGTGGCATTGAGTACATTTCGCACAGTACGTATCTGGCGCTCCCAGACACCTCCAGCATGGCTTGCAGAAGGAGCATTAAAGACAAACTCGCATTGCCTTTCTGTAAGAAAGATCTCTAAGGCGTTGGTGTCAATCTCTTTCAGTGATTTTGCGAATTCATTTTTAGCTCCAACAAAGTTAGTGCCGTGGTCACACTGAAGTTTGCGAACTGCTCCTCTGAGGCTGATAAAGCACCTTAGGGCATTGATAAAGGAGTCTGTAGATAGGTCCTCAATCATTTCAATATGGACTGCACGAGATGATAGACAAGTGAATAATAGGCCATATCTCTTAAGCTCCTTACGAGCTCTCTTCACAATAAATGGCCCGAAACAGTCCATACCACAGTACGTGAATGGAGCGGAAACCTCAACACGTTCTCTGGGAAGTTCTGCCATACGCTGTTCTTCAGCTGGTCGTCTGAGTTTCCGACATTGCACACACTTGTGTATGAATTTAGCGACAGACTTACTGCCTCCAATGATCCAGAATCCATTCATTCTTAACTCCATTTGAGTTTGGCTTCTTCCCTGGTGACGAACTTTGGTGTGGTAATGTGACAGAATTAGTTTAGTGATGTGGTTACCTTTTGGAAGTATTACAGGATGTTTTAGATCTTGACTGAGAGATGAGTGTTTTAGCCTCCCACCAACACGGAGGATGCCATTGTCCAAAATAGGATCCAGAGGGTACAGTGCGCTTGAATTTGGTAGAGCTTCTCCTCTTTCAATTATTTGCATTTCCTTTGAGAATGCTTGCTGCTGTACAAGCTTGATGACCACCTTAGCAGCTCTCTCACGTTCTTCAACTGTCACATGATCACCGTTGTACATCTGTTTGTGGCCCAATCTGTTTATTCTTGCAACCACCCTTAGAAGCATAGACCAAGAAGAGAATCGACTTAAGCGACTGAGGATGTCTGCTCCGTCTCTGACGGAGGTCACAAAGGTTTGGACTAATTTAACTTCAGGATCACCGACAAGCAGGTTCACAGGTGTATATGGTGTTGCATTTACTTCCTGTTCCCACAGGAATTTGGGTCCTGATAACCACATTGATGTAGAGATGGCAGACGCATTAAGCCCTCTAGATGCATAATCAGCAGGGTTATCTGTTGTATTTACGTAACACCACTGACTAGGATCTGTGACATCTCGTATCAGCTGCACTCGATTTGCGACAAAAACATGAAACCTACGGGCTTCGTTGTTAATGTATGCTAAAACGACCTGCGAGTCTGTCCAGAAGAACTCTTGGTCAATCTTCATTTCCAGCTCATTTTTCAGCATGACACTCATTCTGGCAGATATGACAGCGGCTGAGAGTTCTAACCTGGGAATGCTTATGACCTTTGTAGGTGAGACCCTGGCTTTAGCCATCACCAGACAGCAGTGGACTTCACTCTTTTCATTTTTGAAGCGGAGGTAGGAACAAGCACCATATCCTACATTACTCGCATCAGAGAAGTGGTGTAACTCTGTTCTGACTATTTCACTGAAGGTATGTGGGTGATAACATCTTGGTATCAATACTTCCTTGAGTTTCAGAAGATCGTTTTTCCAATCCACCCATTGAGGACGCAAGTCATCAGGAAGTTCATTGTCCCATTCAGTACCTCTACGACAAAGTTCTTGTAGGATGCACTTTCCCTGTAGAATAAATGGGGCGACAAACCCAAGAGGGTCATATAGAGAGGCTATAACAGACAGAATACCACGGCGAGTCAATGGTTGATCCTTAAGGTCGATGCAGAAACTGAATGTGTCATCCTTTGTTGACCATTGAATGCCGAGTACACGTCCAGCTGGTGTTGCTTCAAGATTAAAGTCAAGAGGCTTTGATGTTGTTGCCTTTTCTAACGGGTTTAAACAACTCAGAACGTCTTCCTTATTTGAGTTAAATTTGTGAAGCCGTAAACCTCCATGTTTACACACTCTTTGAGCTTGCATTATTAGTTCTTTGGCTTCACTGGTTGAGGGAACACTGGTTAACCCATCATCCACATAAAAGTTCTTCTCAATGAATGCTGAGGCTGAAGGATAGTTAACCTTGTGCTGCTGTGCCAGGTACTTTAGGCCGAAATTAGCACACCCAGGTGAAGACGTGGCACCAAAGAGGTGGACTGCCATGCGATATTCTTGAGGCTCTTTCTCCAAGTCTCCACCCTCCCACCATAAGAATCTCAGGTAATTGCGTTCATCAGGTGGGACGAGAAACTGGTGAAACATCTTCTCTATGTCACAGGTAACTGCAACTGGCTCCTTTCTGAAACGGCACAGCACTCCCACCAAGGAATTGGTTAGATCAGGCCCAGTCAGAAGTGTGTCATTTAATGATATACCACGAAACTTTTCTGAACAATCGAATACCACCCTCAGCTTGTTTGGTTTCTGAGGGTGGTACACCCCATGGTGTGGGATGTACCACACTGTCTCTCCACTTAGTATAGCTGGAGCTTGTTCTGCATCACCTTTGATAATCATCTCTTCCATGAAAGCCTTGTAGTGATCATAATACTGTTTATTGGACTTGAGCCGTTTCTTTAGGTGTTGTAGTCGAGCAGTTGCTAGCCCTTTGTTGTTGGGTAGTGAGGGTCGGCTGCTGCACTTAAATGGGAGAGGAAGCTCGTAATGTCCATTATCCTTCTGATGAATATTGGCACTGAGGTGCTGTATGAAACGAACATCCTCTTGTGACACACATTTATCCTCATAagctttttcattgaaatctGACTCAAGAATTTTCAGGATATCATTGGACGATGGGACAGGTATTTCCTTTACTGCAACACGGTGGACAAAACTCTGATTTCCTTGTCGGTCAAGGTGTGGATTAGACAGGCCTATAATACTCCACCCAAGCACAGTTCTTTGCGCGAAAGGCTCATTTTCACCACCTATAATTGCTTCCAAGGGAGCTAGTGCAGATGGGCAGTCAAATCCAATTAAAAGTCCGACTTCACAGTTCAAAAGTGGTGACAGCTGACTTGCTAAGTGTCTGAGGTGACTCCACTGAAGCGCTGTGTGCTTGGTGGGAATATACGACTTGTCCACTGGAATGAAGTCTCTTGTGTATGCTTGCTGTAGTGGTATAGAACTTGCAGATTGTAGTCCTCTTACTTTAAGTCCACAGACTCTCTTACTGGCAGTGATCGTGTCAGCAGCTGTCATGGTGCTGAGCCTCAATTGCACAGGTTGTGAGACAACATTCAAACTTTCAAGAAGATCTTCCAAGATGAAACTTGAGTCGCTCTGGGTGTCAAGTAGAGCATAAGTTAGTACTTCTCTTTGGGGTTCGTCCACTGTAGAGATGAAAACTGGCACAATGCTGGAAGTAGCAGGAGAACattgagtgagtgcgtgtgtcaTGACTTTATGAACTTCCTCACTTGCTTGAACATTCGTAGATGCTCCTTTAGGGTCCTTTGAAGGAGCTTTATCCCTTTCTTCATGTAAGCAGGTAGGATGACTTCGACCACACGTACCACATGTATGTCTTCTTCTACAGTCTTTACTCATGTGTCCCTTTCTGAGACAACCGAAACAGAGGTGAGTTTCGTGAATGAAGGCTTTCTTTTCTTCAATAGTCTTTCCAGCAAATGTAGAGCATTGAGCAATGTGATGTTTTTCATCTTTGCAGAAAAGGCACGATGTCTTTGGCTTAGAGCTGTACGTCTCTGGTCTTTTTGAGCTCAAGTCCTTCACCTGAACCTTTGTACTGAGAGCCTTAGCACGCTTGGGGAACCTTTCATCTGTGTTCTTTTGATTCACAAATAGTGCAGAGGTTATAGGGTTACAAGCTATTTTTGCTTCCTTTTGCAGAAATTCTGTGAAGCATTTGAAACTTGGATAGTCACCTGATGTGTCTAGTTCTTCCACCACGATTCGGTTCCACTTTCTCACAATCCATTCGGGGAGTTTCTTTAACAGCTTGTGGTTTTCTTCAGAATCATTTAGGATGGCTAATCCTTTTACGTGAGGAATTGCCTCGACACAACCTTGTAGGAAATCTGTGAAGTCTCGTAATGCCAGTGGGTCATTTGCTCCAATTTTGGGCCATCTCATCAGCTTGTCTCGAAACGCTCTTTGGATGACGAACGAGTTCCCGTACCTTTCCTGTAACACTTTCCAGGCACCCTGATACGCATCCTCAGAATTTCTGTAGAAATATCCCTCCACCGCTTTGCGAGCTTCCCCAGCAAGGTAATTCTTCAGATAGAACATTTTTTCACCAGAAGGAAGAGGTTTTCGATCAATGAGGGCCATGAATGACATCTTCCAATCTATGAATTTTAAAGGGTCACCAACAAAGACAGTGGGTTCTGGAACTGGCAGCCGATGTGTGCTTAGTGAGTTTGCTATTGCTTGAGCTAGATTTGCAGTTTCCTGAGGTGATGTAACTCCATATCCTTCACATGATGCTTGCTGAGGTAGGAAAGACTGTGCTTCCGGGTTCAGTTGAGATGTAAGCTCTGTCCTTTGGCAGCCAGTGTGAATGCTAGGGCCTTCGTCATCTTCACAGCGATGAAGGTTGCCTTCTAAATCGTTATACACTTTGACACGAGCTGCTGCTACTTTAACTTCTTTGTCAACTTGTAGCTGTTGTAGCCGTTTCTTTTCCTCAACTAGCCTTAACTGCATTTCAGCCTCCTTCTGCTTTATCTCCGCTAACATTCTCGATTCACAAAGCTTCCAGTCATGCTCCATCTTATCAAGCTTAGCTTGTTGATTGTGAATTTCTTGTAAAGCTTTAGCTTGTTCCAGTTTCGCTGCAAATTCTGCCTGTGCATCAGCACGCTTACTTGAGACTTTAGAAGTCTTGGATTGGTTATCGGATCCCAGTGATGACTCTGAAACGACGGTGTTTGTTACTGTACATCCAAAGACGGATCCATATTCATCCTTATTCAGCACTTGCCTTACTCTTTCCTTCACAAGTTCTTCATTGTAACTTTCATTAAATGTTTCCAGTCGTTTACTGACAAGATCAGTGATCTCTGCAGTTAGTGCAGCGCAGGCATCCATACGTTTAACAATGTCTGGAGTAGTAGTGTGGTTACGCAGAATTGCTTCATAACGCTGATAGACTGAATCATGTCTGCCTTGAATGTCCTGCTGTATTTGATCCAGGTCTTCACGTGTACAGAATGTTTTCAAATTTGATCTAGCCTCTCTTGCAGCCTGCTTCCAGGACTCATATGTCTTATGGAAGGActtttcctgtttctttgctTCGAGCTCATGCATCTCTCGACCTTTCTCTGTTAAGCTTCTTTCACGTGAGCTTGCTCTGAGCTGTTGCACTGGTGGGTTACTTATTTCTTCAGCTGGAGGTGGTATCTCCTCAACTGGTTCAACTTCCTTTTCAGGTGGGTTTTCCATGGCCTCTTTAATGTTGTTTACTTCTTTAAACTGGGCAACTTAAGCTATAAGTGATACCATTTCCATCAGACCTCTAAAATGTAAGCACTCAAAATATTAGCAAGGAGAATCAACACAAATGCACAACTGTaaacacttttaacatttaaatatttccctTGTAATAGATCAGAAATGTCAGTTTACAAACAGTAATAAAGTTAACTGTACTCTTTGTGTATGACTTTTTAAATGTCCAAGATAAATCTTCAACAATCAACGTTCAAATTTAACACACAAGTTTTATAGTCTTTAAATAATCAAGCAAACTTGAATATTTTCTTGTGATTTGacttattcaatttaaatgtctCTTGTAGTTTTATCCTTCAATTTAATAGTCCAAAAAATATTCTCCTTTTCATTTGAACATGTCAACTTACAGAGTTCCAATGAATGGATGCAGCTCACGTGGGAATACGATTTAACTCACAGTCTCGATCTCATCTGTAGTGTTAAACGGTGCCTTGTTACCACCTTGCGATCTTTCCCTTTAAGCAGTTATAATGACGTCACGATCCGCTGTGACTGCGCAAACGTCCGCAGCGCCGTGCTGATTGATCCTCGTGCGGCGTTGTGATGAACTCTCTCGAACAGGGCAGCAGCGAAGCGATGCAGAGTCCCGATAAGCGTCGAGTTTCACTGTAGCAGCCCCTTGGCGTCGACAAACGAGACAGAGAGTTTCGACGGGTGCTTAATCTTCTTtatttcgctcgctttgagcgccATTAACCGTGACTTCGAGAAACGTTGTGTTGTAGCACCGTGAAACTACATAAAGAAACAATATactcataaataaaaaacttatgtACAAATGACAGATTacttaaacaaatacacatttacagatacccaaaaggcaaataaattattacatacatGAGAAATTAACCAAAAGAGCGACAAATAACACGTGCCATACgaaattatatattactttaaaatacaacatgcaaaacacacaataaagaCACATACCTCGCTCCGCTTGCCAAAGGGTACTAGATGAACCAAAACGTAAAGTGCATCcactttttacaatatatatatatcaaactttAGTAAACGCCATGTGAGAACCACAATGTGCTCCTCGTCCGCACCTTTCTTCTACCTGCGTTACAGCTTACGTTACGTAGAGAGCGTGCGTgcgcacacacaacacatttaaagtgacacacacaaacatatttttgcggtcatttacatatacatatatataaatgctgtttatggagctgactgaaagccggcgactccacagtagagacaggtgcatgttttctacaatgtttcacctgtatgagaaaaacatacagataaTCACTGAAGACACTTTGCTGTTGACCCATTcctcataataatattcattaaaactgtatgttaacacgcaGGAGCTTGCTGTATGAATCCGTGAgcaggctacagtttacaaatccatgggaacagaTTGTGAAAGTGCGCTCAGATTATGAATAGGCCATTCGAagcagaaagacacagcttacattacataaaacataaaatgtttttgtctttatgctcaactaaagtgaaataatgagcatatttctgATGACTGGCCATGACTGCCACacacacttgaataaacggagacacgcccacagtgcgtTTACAgcggttggcatccaccaatcctaatgcgtcgctgctgcaaacaggttaggctgcacttcagtcaaaatgaattgataaaaaaagtaatggacaatgcaccatatggtaacggtgacggagttaatttatttaaaaagtaatgcattacagtagtTACTGTCAAAAATGCGTtgctgcccaacactggacaacactcttaaaaaaaagggttcattggggttcgcgaacccgctttgaactaccgaactgattcaaatgatttgcgatcctgctccaaactcccgaactgattaaaatgattcacgctccgaactcccgaactgactcaaatcatTACAGTTTTAGTTACTGTCAAATGAAACTGTGTTACAGTAACGTGTTACTAATAAGgtgttactgcccaacactggttaacacatggaaaaataaaccactgtttcaaaatgtgtgtgttttctgcatcagtagtgtagccagaaaagagactctgggtgtgcatatgaaaatctgggtgtgccacatttattgtcagattactgtgcaaaattatgggatagtatttttgtcacactgcttccgtccaaccatactcctagtgttaattattattcactttaaataaattataatatataattataggattaaaatgaattgtagttgctaaatatagatttttttaatgtttttgtaatgtctgggaatccagaatgcgcatgcatcaacagaaacatttattagctgagtcatttatagcaagccatattacagatgatattacagatgctttgtcagaagcgcgtgccgaaccgtgtgtggtgaaccgaacggtttggtttttttatttcagcgaactgtgccatccctattacctcaataatcaatcaattacaggcctaaaacaatcatgcccgagcagacggatattagtacatctcatcacaccggcacccgcgtctaaatcagttgtatggtctggttttcagtctaaaacagttgtgtcaagtagTCAAGTAATAATGTCtcatctgtttcgggaggtgcgcgcgcagtcagccgaggctcgcacctttttttctcagattttgaaaaatcttcgcgattgacttaaaatgcttccaagatcgacttgtcgaccgcgatcaACGGGtgggtgactccagatatagcgaccaactttttttgagcaaggattgattatgcgtgacacagtctcaatttgtgggaggcatgtattgggcttcaaacgctgtgcgcgcacgcgctacgctGGACGGGTGGTCACCGtcccgtctagagtgtgtccacctttgtgtgtgggtctatgtacatgctgaatcgacaggtaaaaaaaaaaaacctcaagtccaaatattcatttatcaccaattaactgtttgacaaacacttcctgcttcgatgtccagatctgaattaaaaaaaatctcaaatatgctccgaagtgccgatctgaatcaaccgagtcgcgaacatgctccgaagtgccgatctgaatcaaccgagtcgcgaacatgctccgaagtgccgatctgaatcaaccgagtcgcgaacatgctccgaagtgccgatctgaatcaaccgagtcgcgaacatgctccgaagtgccgatctgaatcaaccgagtcgcgaacatgctccgaagtgccgatctgaatcaaccgagtcgcgaacatgctccgaagtgccgatctgaatcaaccgagtcgcgaacatgctccgaagtgccgatctgaatcaaccgagtcgcgaacatgctccgaagtgccgatctgaatcaacagagtggcgaacatgctccgaagtgccgatctgaatcaaccgagtcgcgaacatgctccgaagtgccgatctgaatcaaccgagtcgcgaacatgctccgaagtgccgatctgaatcaaccgagtcgcgaacaggctccgaagtgccgatctgaatcaaccgagtcgcgaacatgctccgaagtgccgatctgaatcaaccgagtctcaTACCGGTATGTTATTGTAccgttgtactcgcttttcatattattcactttactttaagttgtactacatatactttttaataaaacatatcacttttactatatttctactgtgtGCTGTATCATATGTTCATTTTAACTGGATCCATAGCCTTATCAGTTACATGTTATTATTTCATCACGAGTTCATCTGTACCTTCATCTGTACCTAGGCTATtgctatcaaaatgaaaagcatAAAACAAGCAagtgtgtcactttttgatttgtatttacttgttttattaaattttcccAACGataataaattattagtgtttaaagatgtattatttaggttttatcatatttcaaagggaatgagctgtgttctgacctgagacacaagacagagagagaaaaaagaaagaaaaatgttgggattgaacacagagaaagtaataaaacaactacatatcaTATATTGtccattcaaattacattacatgaatttgtcacagttatactaaattcaCAGATTCGTAAACCGAAAAAAATCTacgaaatcaacaagtgagacaaatgtgagctttaaTTTTCgaaacctaactaaataactggaggcaaagttattttatttttttaactgcacgtagatcagaaaacctctgaaatcggttcagtaaaaaccgcagctcccccgtttactttcatttgttttaaggcagtcttgccctcactaacatggcggacgtGATGACATAATTATATGTCTATGGTGAGAACAACACGATGCAATAAGTCCACCAACACACACGGCGGCGCTCCAGAATCACGTCAACAGCGCGCGCGCCCGACGACGTCACGTCCTCTGCCGCCTCCACGCGCCGTGGTTCCGCTCGCGAGGATCCGAGTGTCTGGAAAATAAACGCAAATATTAACACTTAccgttaaaatatattaaacaaaaaacccAGAATCATGGCGACGACATTCGAGCAGATGAGAGCGAACGTCGGCAAACTTCTGCGGGGCATCGACAGGTGATTAATAACGGATGAACATAATCAAACAGATACTAGAGCCCGTCCACGTTAACTAGCTAGAATCAGAGTAGCATGTTTGTCTCGCAGTTTTTACTCTTATATATCACAGATCTGAGTTTTGATCTACACTAGTCATCAGTGTGATTATCAGATGAGTGAGGAGGAGCTAGTTGATGATGATGGTCATTAATGAGTGGATCTGATGAttacatgattattattaataataatgatgatgatcatTAATGATGATTACAGGTATAACCCGGAGAATCTGTCCACGCTGGAGCGATACGTGGACACACAGGCCAGAGAAAACACCTACGACCTGGAGGCCAACCTGGCCGTGCTCAAACTGTGAGTGATGCACACTATCAAGGGCTCGACCCCAGGCCCTCACCAGTGCGCTTCAGCTCGCATTGACACAGTTCTGCTCTTGTGAGATCATGATACTGATAATATCATCCATCCCTATCAGGTACCAGTTCAACCCGGCGTACTTCCAGACCACCGTCACGTCTCAGATCCTGCTCAAAGCGCTCACCAACCTGCCGCACACAGACTTCACGCTCTGCAAGTGTATGATCGACCAGACCCACGTATCCTTAATGTGCGCTTCTGGGGTTTGTCTCCACACACTGACGGGGTTTTTTAgatgttcagcatcattcctccagtcctcagtgtcacgtgatcttcagaaatcagaataatatgatgatttactgctcaatattTGTGTGGAGTGTCCAGGTGTTTCCTTGACAGCAGTGTCGCAGCAGGAGGAGCGTCCGATAAGACAGATCCTGTACCTGGGGAACCTGCTGGAGACCTGCCACTTCCAGAGCTtctgggtacacacacacacacacacacacacacacacactcctggtAAATCTTCTCTCTGCTGCAGGTAGTTCAGTGTTAACATGGTTTATAGTGTTCTTTAAAGCAAAAGTCTTAAAAACAAACTAGACCGTGTTTTGGTCAGTGTAGATGGGTGTGAGGGGACAGAGAGTAGAGTTTGGACAGTCCACATCCATTATACCTGTGTGGAGTGTGTTACTGTTGTGTGTGTCTCAGGCCAGTCTGGAGGAGAATCGAGATCTGATCGATGGAATCACAGGATTTGAGGACTCCGTGAGGAAATGTAAGTGATTGATGTGTTAATGATATTATATAGATTATTGTTTCTTCATATACTGCTCACTGAACCCTATCAAGGCCCATTTCCACTgtggaataaaaagaaaaaaagatttgtctcagatttgcaattctgactttctatCTCCTAGGATTTCTTCTTTTATATTTTGGGATTCAaatttttcttgcaaaaaaatTGAATTGTGAGCTAAAAGGTTgcagttaatcttttaatagtttttttcctCCCATGGCATTAAAAAGCTTCCATAGAAATAAACTTataacattagaaaatatttcCAATCAGAAGTTTTACATCTTTTATGGAAACTTGAGATTTATCCATCATCAGAAAGCTGaataatatttgtctgagatacaactatctggaatctgagggagcaaaaaaaatctaaatattgagaaaatcatctttaaatatttactgtaggaaattaacaaaatatcttcaaggaacatgatctttacttaatatcctaatgatttttggcttaaaagagaaatgtataattctgacccatacaatgtatcgTTGTCTGTTGCTACAAAATAGTCCATGGTGagagaaaaagtgaaaaaaaaagtaaatgaaattattcaaaaagtcaaataataagtAAATTGGCTAAATCTCCTCTAAACTGTGACTCATGTCATATCTCAATATTATCATGTGTGAGTGTTCAGTGTGTTCTGCTGTGACTGTGGTGTGTGTTCTGTCTCCAGTCATCTGTCACGTCGTGGGAATCACGTATCAGAACATCGAGCACCGGCTGCTGGCCGAGATGCTGGGAGATCCTCTGGGTGAGAGACTCGGACTcttatacacactcacacactctctcacacactcacacactctcacacacacactaactctctcacactcacacacacaccctcacacacactcactctcactcacacgctcactcacacgctcactcacacactaactctctcacactcacacacacaccctcacacacacacactcacgctcactcacacactaaatctctcacactcacacacacacacactcactctctcacactctctcactctctcacactcacacacacactcactctctcacactcactcactcacacacacacacacacacactcactctctcacactcactcacgctcattctctcactcacacacacactcactctctcacactcactcacactctcacactcactcactttctcacacacactcacacacacacacactcactcactctctcacactcactctctcacactcactcacacacacacacacactcactctctcacactcactcacacacacacacacactcactcacacactcactcactctctcacactcactcacactcaccctaacccacactcactctctcactctcactcactctctcacactcactcactctctcacactcactcactctctcactctcactcactctctcacactcactcactctctcacactcactcactctctcacactcactcactctctcactctcactcactctctcacacacactcacacacacactcactcactctctcacactcactcacacacacacacacacacactcactcacacactcactcactctctcacactcactcacactcaccctaacccacactcactctctcactctcactcactctctcactctcactcaccagggtgtccgcggggttttaaaaagtattaaaaagtgataaatcaaaatggtcaaatttaaggccattaaaagtgttaaatgtggtctcagaggtattatttttttccaaattaggtattattttttccagactatcaggtgtcttattctgattgaaattctatctgcgttcgtgttagttcgtttatatgggctttagcatatctgggcacataatcaaagatcttccgtctccgtctcatgctgacgtcatattcagtggtcgttcggcatcatctcagaacactgcgcgctcaacagaagtggctggct
Proteins encoded in this region:
- the eif3k gene encoding eukaryotic translation initiation factor 3 subunit K isoform X2, whose protein sequence is MATTFEQMRANVGKLLRGIDRYNPENLSTLERYVDTQARENTYDLEANLAVLKLYQFNPAYFQTTVTSQILLKALTNLPHTDFTLCKCMIDQTHQQEERPIRQILYLGNLLETCHFQSFWASLEENRDLIDGITGFEDSVRKFICHVVGITYQNIEHRLLAEMLGDPLDTQVKVWMNKYGWTENEDGQIFIHSQEESVKPKNIVEKIDFESVSSIMATSQ
- the eif3k gene encoding eukaryotic translation initiation factor 3 subunit K isoform X3, translating into MATTFEQMRANVGKLLRGIDRYNPENLSTLERYVDTQARENTYDLEANLAVLKLYQFNPAYFQTTVTSQILLKALTNLPHTDFTLCKCMIDQTHQEERPIRQILYLGNLLETCHFQSFWASLEENRDLIDGITGFEDSVRKFICHVVGITYQNIEHRLLAEMLGDPLDTQVKVWMNKYGWTENEDGQIFIHSQEESVKPKNIVEKIDFESVSSIMATSQ
- the eif3k gene encoding eukaryotic translation initiation factor 3 subunit K isoform X1, with translation MATTFEQMRANVGKLLRGIDRYNPENLSTLERYVDTQARENTYDLEANLAVLKLYQFNPAYFQTTVTSQILLKALTNLPHTDFTLCKCMIDQTHVSLMCASGCPGVSLTAVSQQEERPIRQILYLGNLLETCHFQSFWASLEENRDLIDGITGFEDSVRKFICHVVGITYQNIEHRLLAEMLGDPLDTQVKVWMNKYGWTENEDGQIFIHSQEESVKPKNIVEKIDFESVSSIMATSQ